The following are encoded in a window of Kaistia algarum genomic DNA:
- a CDS encoding head-tail joining protein, with protein sequence MAVESDADRAVFVNPDDFGTVATYRLAAGGSADIAVMRDLPFAMAFSDPGMATGSPSVTLRSADLPAGAAEEDEIDVEGVTYAVRVIEPDGTGMTRLRLEEIDP encoded by the coding sequence ATGGCTGTCGAGAGCGATGCCGATCGCGCCGTCTTCGTCAATCCTGACGATTTCGGTACGGTCGCGACCTATCGGCTGGCGGCGGGCGGGTCGGCTGATATTGCGGTCATGCGCGATCTGCCCTTCGCCATGGCGTTCTCCGATCCTGGCATGGCGACCGGCTCGCCCTCCGTCACGTTGCGCTCGGCCGACCTGCCTGCCGGGGCAGCGGAGGAAGATGAAATTGATGTCGAGGGTGTGACCTATGCCGTCCGCGTCATCGAGCCGGATGGCACGGGTATGACGCGGTTGCGCCTCGAGGAGATCGATCCGTGA
- a CDS encoding Mu-like prophage major head subunit gpT family protein, translating to MDQSALGVAGVRGMYYARLEQPAIPAWVDLIANRFNSDMASETYAMLGFSPAMREWVGGRQAKGFRDNGFTIVNKHFESTIEIRARDMRRDKTGQIMARVNEHADRADQHWASLLATLILNGQTTVCYDGQYFFDTDHSEGNSGTQSNSISVDISTLPATLHGSTTAPSIEEMQQAIVSGITQIGTFKDDQGEPMNENANSFLVLVPPSLSIVAGNAIAPAALGALAQNLNPAIKAGNSLQVQSSVRLGAWTDKFAVFRTDSAIKPFILQEETPVDVKVWDENSDHFKDNDSYKFGLDAWRNGGNGYWQRACLVTLT from the coding sequence ATGGACCAGTCCGCACTCGGGGTCGCCGGCGTCCGTGGCATGTACTATGCCCGGCTCGAGCAGCCCGCCATTCCTGCCTGGGTCGATCTCATCGCCAATCGCTTCAATTCCGATATGGCCTCCGAAACCTATGCCATGCTCGGCTTCTCGCCGGCCATGCGCGAATGGGTCGGTGGGCGCCAGGCGAAGGGGTTCCGCGACAACGGCTTCACGATCGTCAACAAGCACTTCGAATCGACGATCGAGATCCGCGCCCGCGACATGCGTCGCGACAAGACCGGGCAGATCATGGCCCGCGTCAACGAGCATGCGGATCGTGCCGACCAGCACTGGGCGAGCCTGCTCGCGACGCTGATCCTCAACGGCCAGACGACCGTTTGCTATGATGGTCAGTACTTCTTCGACACGGATCATTCGGAAGGCAATTCCGGAACGCAGTCGAACTCGATCAGCGTCGACATCTCCACTCTTCCGGCAACGCTGCATGGCTCGACCACGGCGCCCTCGATCGAGGAAATGCAGCAGGCGATCGTCTCCGGCATCACTCAGATCGGTACGTTCAAGGACGATCAGGGCGAGCCCATGAACGAGAATGCGAACAGCTTTCTTGTCCTGGTGCCGCCCAGCCTGTCGATCGTCGCTGGCAATGCCATCGCGCCGGCGGCGCTCGGCGCCTTGGCGCAGAACCTCAACCCGGCGATCAAGGCCGGAAACAGCCTCCAGGTGCAGAGCAGTGTCCGGCTGGGTGCTTGGACCGACAAGTTCGCGGTGTTCCGCACGGACTCGGCGATCAAGCCCTTCATCCTGCAGGAGGAGACGCCGGTCGACGTCAAGGTCTGGGACGAGAACAGCGACCACTTCAAGGACAACGACTCCTACAAGTTCGGCCTCGATGCCTGGCGCAATGGTGGCAACGGCTACTGGCAGCGCGCCTGCCTGGTGACGTTGACCTGA